The genome window ATCTCTTTTTTAAACTAAACTTAAACTGGAGACCACCTTGGCTTTAACCTTGAAAGGTTACGATAGTTCCGAGGTGATCATACAGTGAGTGAAAATATTATTCAAACAGCGAATCTATGGAAAACATACCGGGACCGTGCAGCGGTCCGTGAACTTGATCTGCATATTAAAAAGGGAGATATCTACGGCTTCCTCGGTCCCAACGGTGCCGGCAAAACAACAACGATTCGCATGCTTCTCGGCTTGATTAAACCAACCAAAGGCGTGATCCGTGTCTTTGACAAGGATATCCGCAAGGAGCGCATGGACATTCTGCGCCGTGTGGGTTCGCTGGTGGAATACCCTTCTTATTACGGACATCTGAATGCGGTAGAGAATCTGGAAACTTTGCGCCGCATCCTCAATGTCCCGAAATCAAGAATTGCTGAAGTGCTGTCCATTGTAGATCTGACTAAGGATGCCAAACGTTCAGTGAAGGGGTATTCCCTTGGTATGAAGCAACGTCTGGGTATTGCCAGCGCTTTGCTGGGTGAACCGGAGCTGCTGATTCTGGACGAACCAACGAATGGGCTTGATCCGGCCGGTATTCAGGAGATTCGTGAACTGATCAAACGCATGCCTCTGGAACATGGCATTACCGTTCTCGTTTCCAGCCACTTGTTGAGTGAAGTCGAACAGATGGCAAGTCGTGTCGGCATTATCCGTGAAGGCAAGATGGTGCTCCAGGATACCATTGCGAGTCTGCATAGTCAGACGGGTAGTTCTATCCGCTTAACGGTTTCCGAGCCGGAAGAGGCCATGAAACTGGCGAGAGAGCAGGGGCAATTTGGTCAGCGACAAGGTTCTGCGTTAACGTTCCCTTATATGGATAACCCTTCGGTTGCACTGCTTGTGCGCCGATTGATTGAACAGGATCATGATGTGTATCGTGTTGAGGAACAGCGTCAGTCGCTGGAAGATCTGTTCATGCGGGTCATTGGCGAGGGGGCTTCCATATGACCGGACGTGCATTATCGTCGGACTGGCTCAAGATTCGGGGCAAGGGAATCTGGTTTCTCGTTTTTCTGGCCCCGTTTGGATTGACAGCGATGCAGGCGCTTAATTTTGGCTTACGGTTGGACTATCTGAAAGAACAGTATGCGGATAACCTGTGGGGCGGATTGCTCGGCAATGTAGTTGTCTTTGTACCGTTGTCCCTGATGCTGGGAGCAACCATTCTCAGCTCCATGATCGCGAGTGTCGAGCATGAACAGGGATCGTGGAAACAGTTGCTAGCGATGCCAATTTCAAGACCGGCCGTGTATCTGGCCAAGTTCTTGCTGGCTTGTCTGCTGCTGGTAATCTCCTGCCTGCTGCTAACCGCAGGAATTATAGGTCTGGGTCTGATCCTCGGATTCCATGCCAGTGAGATCCCTTGGACACATGCCATCAAGCTGGGGCTGCTGCCTTTGGCTGGTGCGCTTCCCGTGTTGTCGTTGGAGTTATGGCTCACAATGGTCAATAAAAATCAGGCGCTTCCCGTCACTCTGGGAATTGTTCTCGCGATAACAGGCATGTTCGCGCTCAGTATCTCACCGTATTTTCCACTTGCTTGGGCACAGATGGCTTGGAATGGACCTAATCCATATCTGTATGCAGGCATGGGGGCAGGTCTGGGTCTCTTGATCCTGTTGTTGGGTATGGTGCATTTTAGCCGGAAGGATGTGGCCTGATATGAGCTTTGCGACAACGTATTTTCGCATTCTATCGGCTGAGCGCTTGAAGATGGGCAAGTCACCCATATGGCTCCTGATTCTGTTAAGTCCACTTCTTGCACTGCTCATCGGACTGTTGTCCACTCCATCAGGGAGTTGGCAGGTTTTGATGGGCACCATGGTCTTCTTGCACGGATTACTCCTGTTGCCGATGCTGACTGGCGTGTTTACGTCCTTTGTCTGTCGTTTCGAACATGCAGGAGGAGGGTGGAAGCAGATGCTGGTTCTGCCGCTCACACGTTCAGGTGTATACGCAGGCAAACTGACGATTGTACTTATGCTTCTGGCGGGTACACAAGTGTTGTTGCTGCTATCCATTCTGCTGGCAGGCACGATTCATGGCATTACGATGCCAATACCTTGGGGATTCCTGGTAGGCAAAATGCTGCTTGGGTTATTGGCTTGTGTACCTCTTGCCGCCTTGCAGATGTTCGTTTCTCTCGTGTGGAGTAGCTTTGCTGCACCGCTCGCATTGAATTTTGCACTGACTGTGCCCAATATCCTTATCGTCAACTCAGCGGCATATGGACCGTATTATCCTTGGGCGCAACCGATGATTCTGATGACACCCGTAGACGGCGGAGGTTTCGGAGCCTATAACGTGCCGCTGCTGACGCTGCTGTCAGTCGTTGGGGGCAGTGCTGTCATTTTCATAGGAATTGGCATGCTGTATTTTGCGAAGAAAGAAATCTGAATAATTGAATATATCCCTAGTTATCCTATGACCAAGATCCTCTTTTAAGCAAAACATGCAATGTTCTATTGTATGTGAGCTTGAGGGGATTTTTTCTAATGTCTGACCCAACCGTCATGAATGGTCAGTTCCCGAATGATTTTGGCCGGCGCTCCGGCTACAAGTGTATTATCGGGTACATCTTTGGTCACCGTGCTTCCAGCTGCCACGACGGCATTCCTGCCAATTGTCACGCCGGGCAGAATGAGCGCACCTGTACCAATCCAGGCATTATCCTGAATGACAATTCGCTTGGCAGTCTGGCTCCCATCATCCAGTGAATCAATTCGGTGATAAGCACTGTCAAATATGCTTGTTCGAGGCCCGATCATGACGTTATTACCGATGGTCACCTCTACGTTGGCGGCGATCCCCACACCGGCATTAATCATGACGTCATCGCCAATCGTTAATCGCGCCCCTTTGACCACAGTTAGTTGGGTTCCCCAAGGTTTACCTATGATGTTAAGCCGCTTTCCCACCTGCAAATCACCATGTTTATTGAGATATACTTTTCCCCTGATCCGTGGCAGTAGGCCCATTGAGGGCTGAATTTTACCAAAAATGGTCAAGCCTCTTAATTTGCCATAGGCAATTTTAACTCTGTTGGGCAGCATGATTCATTCATCCTCACCTTCGTCAAAAACGTTTTTTAACGATTATAGCCTGTTTGATACAAAATGTATCGTTAATTTTATGTCGTGGCTTTCTACCTTATATAACTTACATGCATTTGGAAACGCCTTCTAAGCA of Paenibacillus sp. FSL R5-0517 contains these proteins:
- a CDS encoding ABC transporter ATP-binding protein — protein: MSENIIQTANLWKTYRDRAAVRELDLHIKKGDIYGFLGPNGAGKTTTIRMLLGLIKPTKGVIRVFDKDIRKERMDILRRVGSLVEYPSYYGHLNAVENLETLRRILNVPKSRIAEVLSIVDLTKDAKRSVKGYSLGMKQRLGIASALLGEPELLILDEPTNGLDPAGIQEIRELIKRMPLEHGITVLVSSHLLSEVEQMASRVGIIREGKMVLQDTIASLHSQTGSSIRLTVSEPEEAMKLAREQGQFGQRQGSALTFPYMDNPSVALLVRRLIEQDHDVYRVEEQRQSLEDLFMRVIGEGASI
- a CDS encoding ABC transporter permease; the encoded protein is MTGRALSSDWLKIRGKGIWFLVFLAPFGLTAMQALNFGLRLDYLKEQYADNLWGGLLGNVVVFVPLSLMLGATILSSMIASVEHEQGSWKQLLAMPISRPAVYLAKFLLACLLLVISCLLLTAGIIGLGLILGFHASEIPWTHAIKLGLLPLAGALPVLSLELWLTMVNKNQALPVTLGIVLAITGMFALSISPYFPLAWAQMAWNGPNPYLYAGMGAGLGLLILLLGMVHFSRKDVA
- a CDS encoding DapH/DapD/GlmU-related protein, with product MLPNRVKIAYGKLRGLTIFGKIQPSMGLLPRIRGKVYLNKHGDLQVGKRLNIIGKPWGTQLTVVKGARLTIGDDVMINAGVGIAANVEVTIGNNVMIGPRTSIFDSAYHRIDSLDDGSQTAKRIVIQDNAWIGTGALILPGVTIGRNAVVAAGSTVTKDVPDNTLVAGAPAKIIRELTIHDGWVRH
- a CDS encoding ABC transporter permease, translated to MSFATTYFRILSAERLKMGKSPIWLLILLSPLLALLIGLLSTPSGSWQVLMGTMVFLHGLLLLPMLTGVFTSFVCRFEHAGGGWKQMLVLPLTRSGVYAGKLTIVLMLLAGTQVLLLLSILLAGTIHGITMPIPWGFLVGKMLLGLLACVPLAALQMFVSLVWSSFAAPLALNFALTVPNILIVNSAAYGPYYPWAQPMILMTPVDGGGFGAYNVPLLTLLSVVGGSAVIFIGIGMLYFAKKEI